The Eleginops maclovinus isolate JMC-PN-2008 ecotype Puerto Natales chromosome 18, JC_Emac_rtc_rv5, whole genome shotgun sequence genome segment TGTGACTAGCTCTTGCTGTAGGCGACATGGCTCAGGTCACTTATAAAATACTCACATATAATTTCGCTCTGAACTATGTGAATGTGCATGGGTGTGAAGCAGATGAGGAAAATATTGCTTTCATGctgatgaaatataaatgaaatggcTCTACAGCTTGCTGATAATAAAACACTGCTGCAGAAAGTATTACAATTGATATTCATCCCCTCACTCCCAGCAGACATTCCAGGGTACTGGgaaatacaaatctaaatattCTTCCTTTTGGAtgcaaattaaataatgaataaatacaagaaaaaacaggTATTTTGGTTCCAGCCGAAAACTTCACATTAAGACTAAGAAAGGCCGAGAATttgacagaagaaaaaaaaaaacgtctcAGTGGTGCTTAAAAAATGAAGGGGGTTGAAGTCAATCTTAATGCGATTGTACCGGATCCAAATTGGCTGTCCCTCTCACATAGATTGTCAATTTCAGCCGCCTTCGCTTTCTTCATAATCTCCTTTACTTAATCCAAGCGGTCATTTGCATACAAAAGGCGATAAATCCCATAATATTACAATACACGTACATTTTCTCAGTCTTCTCCTTTATTCTTAACATTCAGGATTATAATTGCACTTGAGTTTATATCTCTGCAAGATAATTACCCtgataatattaaaataagaatgCCATATTGTCTCTAGAGCTTTGCCCAGGCTCAGACAGAGTTCCGGGATGTCCTCGGGCTGTTTTGCGGTCCAGCTTCCTCCAGGACATCCCGTCTCTGCTCCGCAGCTCTCGGTGCCGCCGCTCTCCCCCTTCCCTGCCCGATACTCTCGTTTTCAGACAGCAAGTTATCATCGGACCGGTCTCTGTGCATCTCCTGCATGCTTTCCTCATAAGTGGGCAAATATTTGACCTCGTCGTATGCTGGCAGGTTCGGAGAGGCAAAGTCCCCAAGGCTGTACTCGGGGTACCGGTCCAGCAGGGAGTCCTGGGACGCCGATGCGTGCCCGTGAAAGAGGGAGGGCTCCTCGCTGCGTTCATTGTGCGGATGCCGGCGGGGCCGCGGGCAGATGATCCTCTGAATGAAGTAGCCCATGGCAAATAGCAGCAACAGGATGAGGATACCGGACAGCTTCCGCGTGAACCAACCTACGTTGTCGAAGAATATGTGGATAGGGAGCTTGCAGCAGCGCACAGGGGAGCTGGCACTGCCGTTCCCGGTGGCGATGGGCGGGCAGCACTGGTGGCCATCGCCGCACTGGTCCTCCCCGCAGTTCCGGAGAGCATGACAAGCGGAGACCAGACACGCCGACAAAAAGGTGCCAGTGGTCCTGCACGTTATCCTTCCACCGCCTGGCAAAGAAGACGAGATCATTGTTATGGTCTCCCGGGATGGAAAGTAGCCTAATGGACGTGTTGCGTCTCCCGTGCGTGCTAATAATATAAGTCCGATCAGGTGTTACAGGTCTGACTTTTCTTCCAGCTGTGCACTGTTAATGTATGCTCCTCTCATCTCACAGCCAGTGCAGCGCGGGACAGTAGGTGCCCCCCCTCCACTGATGAAGACCTGTCTGCTGTTATATGGTCGATATAAGTGGAGGAGCAGCATCAATTTCTGCGGATGCACTGATGAGAATCATGAATAATCTTACATCATTATTACGTATAGTCATTAACAGTCCTTATACTAATGAAACCCACAGAAATGGTCCACATCATCTGAGACTGTCACTTTcaactttacctgaactgtCCTGCCCAAGAGGACTTGCGTTGGGAACAATGCATGTTTATGCAGAGCCATATTACtaattttgtttttgagattaaGGGATTCTGTCATTTTAGTAGGAATGACCATGAGAGAAATACATCTATAATAGTCACCATTCTGCATTGGTTGGGGGAGTATTGAGATTCTTCACATTTGGGCAAAATGTTTATAGGAAAACATAATAACAAGCAAGTGGGCCGTACATCCCGAACATTATAGCATTTTTAATTCATGCATGGATTCCTTTGGCGTAAAATAGAAAGTATTAGTAAACGTGAACAACTATTTACCAAATTCAAAAACTACAGCactaaaacaaacattggtGATTTCATTATGCAAGTCTGAAGATGTTCTATAAACAATGAGTTGGGAAATAGATAACAAAAAAGCTGCCAGTTAATTGTTCTGAGTAGGGATAGTTTCTTTTATATAACTGTGAACACTATAATAGAGTCTATTCTggaatctaaaataaaacaaacattttgtgatCAAAATCCATCCCACATTCTTCGTCTATGGAGCAGCTTCAGACCTAAATGTTGATGATATCACAAGATTAAGACTTCCTTCTCTGCTTTCTCGCTTTGAAACAGAGAAGATCATGTTCACGAATATTGATTGAACTTTAATAGGCCATGGAAATGACATATGGGCATTATTCATTTAAGAGGTTTCCCCTTTTAAagcatcaaaagtaaaaataggcCCTACTCATCTTGCAGGAAAGTAGTTCCCATGAGGGAATTAAATCACCAGACTATTATGACTGATGCTTTAATGCGTAAGTATCCTTTTGCCATTGTAGTTTGTTCAGGTGAATCTAattttaactgttttatataATGGTGATATGTAACAGTGCCTTTTAAAGATCATCTTATAACAAAACTGTCAAATACTTGTAGTGTCAAAGAGTCCAAAGTATTATTTTTCCATCTCAAATTAAAGTAGGCTATGTAAAAGTACAGTTCTTTTGTAAATTGACTCAAACTTCATGCAACTCCCCACATCCCACTTCATAATTCTTTAAGCTAGCACCTTACTGAATCTTATATGAACATGATGACTTTCACCAATATGAGGCGCCAACAGATCTACCCCTCtcataaaaaatgaatagatCCTGCAGTGTGGGTTGTAATGGCCCCCATTAGAAGAGTGTCTGGATTCACATCAGTCCACCATCACCCTAGAGGACCATGTGTCTGCAGCATTGGAGAACATAACCATAAAACTAAATCTCCAGTTTAAACGACAGTCTCCTCGCCCAATGTGTTAATTTACACTAAAGATGTCTCTGGGTAACATCCAAAAATGATAGATGCTAGTAAGCTGCTCTGCAAGAACAGCATATTTACTGAATTATTAAACCAGGCTGCATACCTTGTTGTACTGCAAAATAAAGTCACCAAGGTCACTTTCAAAGCCATATGTCCTAAGTCTGAAGGATCCAGAAGGTATAGGATTTATGATAATGAGAGTGAACAAAGAACACTTGttactttatttcaaataaatcactGATCTTTGTAATGCGATTTCGCCTTGACAGTCCGTTATCAAGTCCTCATGGTGTAAATCAAGCATGGaatctttttaaattaaaggaacatttcaccCCCTCCTGTCTTCATGTTACTTTTTGTCACTAATAGCCGGtctgtattcttttttttcctaaacaAAGCCTAATGCACAAAACACTAAATCTAATTACTGGAGCATTATGACGTGAAACTCAGTAGAAGGGTAACATCATGCAACCTAATTTATGCAGCATCGTATTTCTTTCAGTAATCTGCCTCAATTAGGGAAACATGATCTCAAGGCACTCTTCTAACcgaataaacaaataaacaatcaatAGGCTGTGGACAGTGGCTCTGAGAGAAACCCTCTTCAGTTCCTTTGTTATGAGGGCTTTCCCAGCACTTTTGCTATTCTGCTGCTTGGTATAGGCTTTTCTTattgacatatatatatatagggaaCAACTTCTATTTTTAAACACAGCTTTGACTCGGCTGTGACTGGAAAGTGGGAAAATGTTCCACAGTGTAGAGAATAACGTGAGACTATTGACCATTTCAATCACATCCAAAACATATCCATCCAAGCAATAATGAAatcagaagtaaaataaaaatgaactgaGGAAAATATTAAGTATAAATGAAAGTACATGAGATACAGTCATATTTCCACTTTAAACATATTATAcccccttcctttttttctcctaaCGTCTTATTGCTTTGAATATTCCTGATTCTCAAGTCTGTTTCCTGCTCACCACACccttccccttttcccctcttttACTGAAATCCTCTACAAATTGCTGTTATGTGTgagatgaattaaataaattctCACTCTACCTCCTCCACTTCTTTGTCTCCTTCTATCTAGGAtcagctttttattaaaaacaccaCACTAATTGGAGACTAACTACATCccaaaagaaaccaaaaaggacaattgttcttttttttcataatgcATATTTACAGAAAGTGGAGTTTGTGTGCTCTTaaagaagtcatgtgaccttaaCATAgagacagcagacacacactgtagttaCCCGTCAACAGATGTAGACAGGAATTGAGATAAAAAGCATCACAATTCACCaatgtaatgaaatgtattatgggTTATTGGCACACAGAACAAATCTGTTAGCACCGCCAACAAAAGAAGGGAAATGCTTCTGTGGCGTTAActgacaaaataataacaagttGCAGCCTCCTGTATGGCTAACAATTAAGGTGATAACACAGCAACTAGACTATATTACTGTTATAAATGTGCTGTGCTCTATTCTTCCATTAATCTGCTACAAAAGTCTCTTGTGTTGTGCTTAATAATTCAGTTTTATGGGGTCCATTAGGCCTGGCCGATGATGAATGGCAGCGTTCATTTTCATGTGTCATGAGATGTTGATATACGGACCGCCCAACTGTCAATGTCACGGTTATCGCGTTTGCATTAATTATGAAACAAAGAAAGCCTTGTGCAGCCTTAGGCTTTGTTAATAGACCCACTGATGGTTCTGTGTTTTTCACGTTGTTGGCACGAGAGCAGAAGTCACGACCTCAGGGTTACTGCCCTGAGACAAACTTTAGCCTGTTTAGCTTCTTTACGTACTGTTTAAGGACACAAACAGAAGTTAACATGATGTGCTGTAGTAATAAAGCATCAGTTCTTGCCCAGAAATGCAGGATACTAGTGTGGGTATCATCAGTGTCTGTGTAATAAAAAGCAGGGCCTGCAGTCGATGTAGATTGTGTGAATCCAGAAAGTCCCACACCACAGCTATTTCACACCCACGTACTTCCTCTAATCTTATCGCTCTGCTGGCTCAGAGGTCTTTAAGTTTACAGATTCTGGCTGTGTGTGGAGAGAGTATGGGGCAactatatttatgtttccaaTTGTTTATGTGAGTGTCTTTATAAAGTTTTAAGCATTTTTTCACTGGATGATTTGTGGTTGAGTGGGACAAGCAAATGAAGAGAGAAGGGATGATATGTGAAACAGGTCATGGGACagactacatttaaaacagtcCGTAGTGTAAACTTTTCGTCAAGACTCCAAAGAGCAAGTGTGTGGATGTGGTCACTTCtggcaaatacattttaaagaaagcGTTCAAATCTTACCTTCATGTGGCTTGTTCTCATAGCGGGTAGTTCTTGGCCTGGAGAAAAATGAGACTGACTTCCTTTGAGGAGAAACTTCCTCTAAGAGGCCAAAAATCTTtagcagaagagagagagagaggggtaaaaaacctttttatgTCTCAGGGGAACCACTCAGTGCTCTTAATAAATCTTAAGAGTTAGTAGGTTTGTGCTGAGCTGGGCTTTTTGATTTTATAGTGAAAACTGTATAAGGCTGTGATATAAGCCCTAATATGCAGCTATCATTCAGAATGGTTTGGTGGGTAATAGCACTAAGTGATTTGACTCAGCGTTGTTGCTTTCTGTATgaatagaaaatatatgttGCCAGGAAATATTTTATAGACATAAATCAACTACTGACTTTTACCTCCCATCATTAACCAGCCCTAGATCTAAAACCTGACTAATGTTACTCTTTGTAAGAAATGATGTTCTTACTATAAGAGGGACAATTCTATACAACGAGGcaggttgtttttattcaacttcTTAAATATAATGTAGCTAACAGCAAATCATGggatttcattattttaatttcacacaAATCAAATGCACACGCACTCTAGCAGATTTAATGGGGAAAGTTCTCATCAGAGGGAGGTAAGGATAGAGCATTCAGACAGCTTTTCCTAAACTGCTTAAAGCCCCCAACCAATCCCCTAAAACAATGGCAAACTTCCCCTATAAGATAAGCAGTCTACCGAAACCCAGCTGCATATGACTCAGTTACTGGGACtcacactcctaca includes the following:
- the LOC134880467 gene encoding uncharacterized membrane protein C3orf80 homolog; this translates as MSGRAPRERTAVGPCCLIFGLLEEVSPQRKSVSFFSRPRTTRYENKPHEGGGRITCRTTGTFLSACLVSACHALRNCGEDQCGDGHQCCPPIATGNGSASSPVRCCKLPIHIFFDNVGWFTRKLSGILILLLLFAMGYFIQRIICPRPRRHPHNERSEEPSLFHGHASASQDSLLDRYPEYSLGDFASPNLPAYDEVKYLPTYEESMQEMHRDRSDDNLLSENESIGQGRGRAAAPRAAEQRRDVLEEAGPQNSPRTSRNSV